A window of the Gemmatirosa kalamazoonensis genome harbors these coding sequences:
- a CDS encoding GGDEF domain-containing protein, producing the protein MLLVTPCRWTARTLEVTLGAAGLQTVHVPDVQAAMGPCASGAVDALLIDERAAGDPRTRGADACGRLVNAGAVPLPAMVLAREIVDPRQLDALFDAGAWGLATYPFGGGSWVSQLAAWVRRSSVPRAEGLVDPTTRLYNERGLLRRAREVEAAARRDGSAVACAVFTVAPRVDGDATGPAERGGLAQRVADACRSAGRGSDVFARLTPHEFGVIAPGADATGVRRLVDRIGRAIAGTMAAEAALRVGVFAVPNVRLATVSVADMLTLAATDC; encoded by the coding sequence GTGCTCCTCGTCACGCCGTGCCGCTGGACGGCACGCACGCTCGAGGTGACGCTCGGCGCGGCAGGGCTCCAAACGGTTCACGTCCCGGACGTCCAGGCGGCGATGGGCCCGTGCGCCAGCGGCGCCGTGGACGCGCTCCTGATCGACGAGCGCGCGGCCGGCGACCCGCGAACCCGTGGCGCCGACGCCTGCGGGCGCCTCGTGAACGCCGGTGCCGTGCCGCTGCCCGCGATGGTGCTCGCGCGTGAGATCGTGGACCCGCGGCAGCTTGACGCGCTGTTCGACGCCGGCGCATGGGGGCTGGCGACGTATCCGTTCGGCGGCGGGAGCTGGGTGTCGCAGCTCGCGGCGTGGGTCCGGCGGAGCAGCGTGCCGCGCGCGGAGGGGCTCGTCGATCCGACGACGCGCCTGTACAACGAGCGTGGGCTGCTCCGGCGCGCGCGCGAGGTCGAGGCGGCGGCGCGGCGAGACGGCAGCGCGGTCGCGTGTGCGGTGTTCACCGTGGCGCCGCGAGTCGACGGCGACGCCACGGGGCCGGCGGAGCGGGGCGGCCTCGCCCAGCGCGTGGCCGACGCGTGCCGCAGCGCGGGGCGCGGCTCCGACGTGTTCGCGCGCCTCACCCCGCACGAGTTCGGGGTGATCGCGCCGGGCGCCGACGCCACCGGCGTGCGTCGGCTCGTCGATCGCATCGGACGGGCGATCGCGGGCACCATGGCGGCCGAGGCGGCGCTCCGGGTGGGCGTGTTCGCGGTGCCTAACGTGCGGCTGGCGACGGTCTCCGTCGCCGACATGCTGACGCTCGCCGCGACCGACTGTTAA
- a CDS encoding sigma-54-dependent transcriptional regulator, translating into MAMPSSLVTPPQAPDEARRLRILIVDDDRTLREGCANILRLDGHDVAAFARGDEAIEAATRRHFDVALVDLYMTPVGGLDVLRAITAADPSTLVVVMTGNPTVASSLDALRAGAWDYLPKPFAASHLQVLIGRAAHAARQGPRPARELRVDTGDGEESEDADAALLGDSPAFRQAVMMARRVAPTDASVMIFGESGTGKELIAQFIHRHSRRASRKMVEINCAALPEGLLESELFGHRKGAFTGADRDKPGLFEVANGGTLFLDELGEMPMSLQAKLLRVLQDGVVRRVGSEKSDTVVNVRILAATNRDPQEAVRDGLLREDLFYRLCVVPVKLPPLRQRPEDVALLAEHFLARFWKQHRGSAPSPRFGAECMAFLKSRTWPGNVRQLQNVVEHVSVVAEPGAMLSPDDVSLYDEAVGTSGGNSVLPNVLNESFHNAKEQVIAHFEREYLLRLTARTGGNMSRAARLAGIDRTTLYRLMEKHGLRRDDVTATLLTNTGE; encoded by the coding sequence ATGGCCATGCCGTCCTCGCTGGTTACCCCGCCGCAGGCGCCCGACGAGGCGCGTCGCCTTCGCATCCTCATCGTCGACGACGACCGCACGCTCCGGGAAGGATGCGCCAACATCCTGCGCCTGGACGGGCACGACGTCGCGGCGTTCGCCCGCGGCGACGAGGCGATCGAGGCGGCGACGCGCCGGCACTTCGACGTCGCCCTCGTCGACCTGTACATGACGCCGGTCGGCGGGCTCGACGTGCTGCGCGCCATCACGGCCGCCGACCCGAGCACGCTCGTCGTCGTCATGACCGGCAACCCGACGGTCGCCTCGAGCCTCGACGCGCTGCGGGCGGGAGCGTGGGACTACCTCCCGAAGCCGTTCGCGGCGTCGCACCTCCAGGTGCTGATCGGGCGGGCCGCGCACGCCGCCCGCCAAGGACCGCGCCCGGCCCGCGAGCTGCGCGTCGATACCGGGGACGGCGAGGAGTCGGAGGATGCCGACGCCGCGCTGCTCGGCGACTCGCCGGCGTTCCGTCAGGCGGTGATGATGGCCCGCCGTGTCGCGCCGACCGACGCGTCGGTGATGATCTTCGGCGAGAGCGGCACCGGTAAGGAGCTCATCGCCCAGTTCATCCATCGCCACAGCCGGCGCGCGAGCCGGAAGATGGTGGAGATCAACTGCGCCGCGCTCCCCGAGGGGCTCCTGGAGAGCGAGCTGTTCGGCCACCGGAAGGGTGCCTTCACCGGCGCCGACCGCGACAAGCCCGGCCTGTTCGAGGTCGCGAACGGCGGCACGCTGTTCCTCGACGAGCTCGGGGAGATGCCGATGTCGCTGCAGGCGAAGCTCCTGCGCGTCCTGCAGGACGGCGTGGTGCGCCGCGTCGGCAGCGAGAAGTCGGACACGGTGGTGAACGTCCGCATCCTGGCGGCGACGAACCGCGATCCGCAGGAGGCGGTGCGCGACGGTCTGCTGCGCGAGGACCTGTTCTACCGCCTGTGCGTCGTGCCGGTGAAGCTCCCGCCGCTCCGCCAGCGGCCGGAGGACGTCGCGCTCCTCGCCGAGCACTTCCTCGCGCGGTTCTGGAAGCAGCACCGCGGTTCCGCGCCGTCGCCGCGCTTCGGCGCCGAGTGCATGGCGTTCCTGAAGTCGCGCACGTGGCCGGGGAACGTGCGCCAGCTGCAGAACGTCGTGGAGCACGTCTCGGTGGTGGCCGAGCCGGGCGCGATGCTGTCGCCCGACGACGTGTCGCTGTACGACGAGGCGGTCGGCACGAGCGGGGGCAACTCGGTCCTGCCGAACGTCCTGAACGAGAGCTTCCACAACGCGAAGGAGCAGGTCATCGCGCACTTCGAGCGCGAGTACCTGCTGCGCCTCACGGCGCGCACGGGGGGCAACATGTCGCGCGCGGCGCGCCTCGCCGGAATCGACCGCACGACGCTGTACCGACTCATGGAGAAGCACGGCCTCCGACGCGACGACGTCACCGCGACGCTGCTGACCAACACCGGGGAGTGA
- a CDS encoding sensor histidine kinase has product MSRPPLRLVSEPVLDAHPLTTSDAPLLPSREAAGAGADIWEELDRAAAWVQDEMTDGRLAVVPGPALDGAARERARRALRLLCVAARATWATLDVPGSPAPLRREDLPATVPATALVRAMRQRLTTQTVEARSRGLPAADPADVLRALLALERVETALEEDGVRTAMGQLTGATAMELLVEVAHDMRSPLGSILFLVERLRRPALGVDPRPPAEDRTLALVYGAAFGLSAMVSDVMELARGGDRLAAGEPAPLVLTDVVEAVASIAAPLAEEKGILLEMPELPREVRIGHGAALHRVLVNLVTNALKFTPAGRVSLRVEARSRTRVAFSVEDTGRGIPRSVLAQLFQTFRRRAARDDYAFSSAGLGLAICQKLLSAMDSELQVESEEGVGTTFRFELELPPAGPAAA; this is encoded by the coding sequence ATGTCCCGTCCACCGCTGCGGCTCGTGTCCGAGCCGGTGCTCGACGCGCATCCGCTCACGACCTCCGATGCCCCGCTCCTGCCGTCCCGCGAGGCAGCCGGCGCCGGGGCTGACATCTGGGAGGAGCTCGACCGAGCCGCGGCGTGGGTGCAGGATGAGATGACCGACGGCCGCCTCGCGGTGGTGCCCGGGCCCGCGCTCGACGGCGCGGCGCGCGAGCGGGCGCGCCGGGCGCTGCGGCTGCTGTGCGTCGCGGCCCGCGCCACCTGGGCGACGCTCGACGTGCCGGGGTCGCCGGCGCCGCTCCGGCGCGAGGACCTGCCGGCGACCGTGCCGGCCACGGCGCTCGTGCGCGCCATGCGGCAGCGGCTTACGACGCAGACGGTGGAGGCGCGGAGCCGTGGCCTGCCGGCCGCCGATCCGGCGGACGTGCTGCGCGCCCTGCTCGCGCTCGAGCGCGTGGAGACGGCGCTCGAGGAGGACGGCGTGCGGACTGCGATGGGTCAGCTCACCGGCGCGACGGCGATGGAGCTGCTCGTCGAGGTCGCGCACGACATGCGCTCGCCGCTCGGCTCGATCCTGTTCCTCGTGGAGCGGCTGCGCCGCCCGGCGCTCGGCGTCGATCCGCGACCGCCGGCGGAGGACCGCACCCTCGCTCTCGTCTACGGCGCCGCGTTCGGGCTGAGCGCGATGGTGAGCGACGTGATGGAGCTCGCGCGCGGCGGCGACCGCCTGGCGGCCGGCGAGCCGGCGCCGCTGGTCCTCACCGACGTCGTCGAGGCGGTGGCGTCGATCGCCGCGCCGCTGGCCGAGGAGAAGGGGATCCTGCTCGAGATGCCGGAGCTGCCGCGCGAGGTGCGGATCGGGCACGGTGCGGCGCTGCACCGGGTGCTCGTGAACCTCGTGACGAACGCGCTGAAGTTCACCCCGGCCGGCCGCGTGTCGCTCCGGGTCGAGGCGCGATCGCGCACCCGGGTGGCGTTCTCGGTCGAGGACACGGGGCGTGGGATCCCACGGTCGGTGCTCGCGCAGCTGTTCCAGACGTTCCGCCGCCGCGCGGCGCGCGACGACTACGCGTTCTCGAGCGCGGGGCTCGGTCTCGCGATCTGCCAGAAGCTCCTGTCGGCGATGGACTCGGAGCTCCAGGTGGAGTCGGAGGAGGGCGTGGGGACGACGTTCCGCTTCGAGCTGGAGCTGCCCCCGGCCGGACCGGCCGCCGCCTGA
- a CDS encoding polysaccharide biosynthesis tyrosine autokinase, which produces MSANLPPLPAGSDAPLPVPAAEHALQPYDPAAYAPPAAPADEAGGALSVGRFMAAMSRYKWLVAALVVLGLGGGFVATRFIDPEYEVNATIFSSGSGNEKPSMINPAQLTGNAGWRDLFQSFAIIDPVVQKLSLYIQPAKASDSLLFATFQIDPVKKQFRPGTYTLKTERGRFSLTDKVGFTHEVGTVGDSVGRSAGFAWVPPARLLGTRSREVEFTVLTPREASRDVQKRLAITIKQASPVIGLTLTGTAQQKPAATMNAMLTQFVDVATELKKREMVASTTTLNTQLDEASKGLQAAEQAFEDYRVKTIAEPSETPTVISSDPKSQNMAVGQPIFNAFFTRKTEVDQLKRDRESLERLLGQIKAPGSTLAPEILLTVPTLANDPGAAGVKQTVDELTHATVDLRVKLQTLTDSNPLVVDARRNIAELHDRVLPQRLTDYIATLRTRESQYGQELQTATHELQGIPERTIQTGVLARERDVRAEIYTKLRTASAQAQLAQQSAVPDVKILDTAITPLAPSSNTAPTFIGGGLFAGLVIGIGLAFLLDLLDNRFRYPEQARVDLGLEVLGVVPVVDQSGRQSPEQIAQIVEAFRSLRMNVRYAAGAGSQRSVVFGITSPGPGDGKSLVASNLALSFAEGGWRTVLIDADTRRGQLNATFDTPAVPGLVEYLEGTSLFGEVCYPTRHDNLTIIPSGTRHRRAPELLATPRMQQLVASLAAEFDVVIIDTPPLGAGTDAYAIGTACGQLAVVLRSNRTNLKMAKAKLAVLAQLPVTLLGAVLNEVRTDSGMYQYYSYDPDYVLPEETPALSAGGGGGTSVAVREG; this is translated from the coding sequence ATGTCCGCGAACCTGCCCCCGCTCCCCGCCGGATCGGACGCGCCGCTGCCTGTGCCGGCCGCCGAACACGCGCTTCAGCCGTACGACCCCGCCGCCTACGCGCCGCCCGCGGCGCCGGCCGATGAAGCGGGCGGTGCTCTGAGCGTCGGCCGCTTCATGGCGGCAATGTCGCGCTACAAGTGGCTCGTGGCGGCCCTCGTCGTCCTCGGGCTGGGTGGCGGCTTCGTCGCGACGCGGTTCATCGATCCGGAGTACGAGGTCAACGCGACGATCTTCAGCAGCGGTTCCGGGAACGAGAAGCCGAGCATGATCAACCCGGCGCAGCTCACCGGGAACGCGGGATGGCGCGATCTGTTCCAGAGCTTCGCCATCATCGACCCGGTGGTGCAGAAGCTCTCGCTCTACATCCAGCCGGCGAAGGCGTCCGACTCGCTGCTCTTCGCGACGTTCCAGATCGACCCGGTCAAGAAGCAGTTCCGGCCCGGCACCTACACGCTGAAGACCGAGCGCGGACGATTCTCCCTCACCGACAAGGTGGGGTTCACGCACGAGGTGGGAACGGTCGGCGACTCCGTCGGCCGCAGCGCGGGCTTCGCGTGGGTTCCCCCCGCTCGCCTGCTCGGCACCCGGTCGCGTGAGGTGGAGTTCACCGTGCTCACGCCGCGTGAGGCGTCGCGCGACGTGCAGAAGCGGCTGGCGATCACCATCAAGCAGGCCAGCCCGGTCATCGGGCTCACGCTCACGGGTACGGCGCAGCAGAAGCCCGCCGCCACGATGAACGCGATGCTGACGCAGTTCGTCGACGTCGCGACGGAGCTGAAGAAGCGCGAGATGGTCGCCTCGACGACGACGCTGAACACGCAGCTCGACGAGGCCTCGAAGGGTCTCCAGGCCGCGGAGCAGGCGTTCGAGGACTACCGCGTGAAGACGATCGCCGAGCCGTCCGAGACGCCGACGGTGATCTCCTCCGACCCGAAGTCGCAGAACATGGCCGTCGGCCAGCCGATCTTCAACGCGTTCTTCACGCGCAAGACGGAGGTCGATCAGCTGAAGCGCGATCGCGAGTCGCTCGAGCGGCTCCTCGGGCAGATCAAGGCGCCCGGTTCCACGCTGGCGCCCGAGATCCTGCTCACGGTGCCCACGCTCGCGAACGATCCCGGCGCGGCCGGCGTGAAGCAGACGGTCGACGAGCTCACGCACGCGACGGTCGACCTGCGCGTGAAGCTGCAGACGCTCACCGATTCCAACCCGCTCGTCGTCGACGCGCGGCGCAACATCGCCGAGCTGCACGATCGGGTGCTGCCGCAGCGGCTCACCGACTACATCGCCACGCTCCGCACGCGCGAGTCGCAGTACGGCCAGGAGCTGCAGACGGCAACGCACGAGCTGCAGGGGATCCCGGAGCGGACGATCCAGACGGGCGTGCTCGCGCGCGAGCGCGACGTGCGGGCCGAGATCTACACGAAGCTGCGCACCGCGTCGGCGCAGGCGCAGCTCGCGCAGCAGTCGGCGGTGCCGGACGTGAAGATCCTCGACACCGCCATCACGCCGCTCGCGCCGTCGTCGAACACGGCGCCGACGTTCATCGGCGGCGGTCTGTTCGCCGGTCTGGTGATCGGCATCGGCCTCGCGTTCCTCCTCGACCTCCTCGACAACCGCTTCCGCTACCCGGAGCAGGCGCGCGTCGACCTCGGGCTCGAGGTACTCGGCGTCGTGCCCGTCGTGGACCAGTCGGGACGCCAGTCGCCCGAGCAGATCGCGCAGATCGTGGAGGCGTTCCGCTCGCTGCGCATGAACGTCCGCTACGCGGCCGGCGCGGGCAGCCAGCGCAGCGTCGTGTTCGGGATCACCAGCCCGGGCCCGGGCGACGGCAAGTCGCTGGTCGCGAGCAACCTCGCGCTGTCGTTCGCCGAGGGCGGCTGGCGCACGGTGCTCATCGACGCCGACACGCGCCGCGGGCAGCTCAACGCGACGTTCGACACGCCGGCCGTGCCGGGGCTCGTCGAGTACCTCGAGGGCACGAGCCTGTTCGGCGAGGTGTGCTACCCGACGCGGCACGACAACCTGACGATCATCCCCTCCGGAACGCGGCACCGCCGCGCGCCCGAGCTGCTCGCCACGCCACGCATGCAGCAGCTGGTGGCGTCGCTCGCCGCGGAGTTCGACGTCGTCATCATCGACACGCCGCCGCTCGGCGCGGGCACCGACGCCTACGCGATCGGCACGGCGTGCGGCCAGCTCGCGGTCGTGCTGCGCAGCAACCGCACGAACCTCAAGATGGCGAAGGCGAAGCTCGCCGTGCTCGCGCAGCTGCCGGTCACGCTGCTCGGCGCCGTCCTGAACGAGGTGCGCACGGACAGCGGGATGTACCAGTACTACTCGTACGATCCGGACTACGTGCTGCCCGAGGAGACGCCGGCGCTGTCCGCCGGCGGCGGCGGCGGCACCAGCGTCGCCGTCCGCGAGGGCTGA